The sequence CAACTCCCACCCCGAACTGTCAATTCCCATCCCAATCGGTCAACTCCCACCCCGAGCTGTCAATTCCCATCCCAATCGGTCAACTCCCACCCCGAGCTGTCAATTCCCATCCCAGTCGGTCAACTCTCACCCCGAACTGTCAATTCCCATCCCAGTCGGTCAATTCCCGCCCCGAGCTGTCAATTCCCATCCCAATCGGTCAACTCCCAGCCTGAGCTATCAATTCCCATCCCATTTGGTCAACTTCCACCCCGAGCTGTCAATTCCCATCCAAATCGGTCAACTCCCACCCCGAGCTGTCAATTCCCATCCCAATTGGTCAACTCTCACCGCAAGCTGTCTGTTCCCATCCCAATCGGTCAACTCTCACCCCGAACTGTCAATTCCCATCCCAGTCGGTCAATTCCCGCCCCGAGCTGTCAATTCCCATCCCAATCGGTCAACTCCCAGCCTGAGCTATCAATTCCCATCCCATTTGGTCAACTTCCACCCCGAGCTGTCAATTCCCATCCAAATCGGTCAACTCCCACCCCGAGCTGTCAATTCCCATCCCAATTGGTCAACTCTCACCGCAAGCTGTCTATTCCCATCCCAATTGGTCAACTCCCACACCGAGCTGTCAATTCCCATCACAGTCGGTCAACTCCCAGCCCGAGCTGTCAATTCCCATCCCAATTGGTCAACTCCCACCCTGAGCTGTCAATTCCCATCCAAATCGGTCAACTCCCACCCCGAGCTGTCAATTCCCATCCAAATCGGTCAACTCCCACCCCGAGCTGTCAATTCCCATCCCAATTGGTCAACTCCCAGCCCGAGCTGTCTATTCCCATCCCAATTGGTCAACTCCCAGCCCGAGCTGTCAATTCCCATCCCAGTCGGTCAACTCCCAGCCCGAGCTGTCAATTCCCATCCCAATTGGTCAACTCCCACCCTGAGCTGTCAATTCCCATCCCAATTGGTCAACTCCCACCCCGAGCTGTCAATTCCCATCCCAATTGGTCAACTCCCACCCTGAGCTGTCAATTCCCATCCCAATTGGTCAACTCCCACCCCGAGCTGTCAATTCCCATCCCAATTGGTCAACTCCTACCCCGAGCTGTCAATTCCAAACCCAATCGGACAACTCCCAAACCGGGCTGTCAATTCCcatcccatcagtcaactctcaccgCAAGCTGTCAATTCCTGCCCCGAGTTCCCTTGATAAAGAAGGAAAAGCAGAAGACttgtctctcctcactatcccaaccAACCAGAATTTAGGACAGATGTTAAAAAAGGAGGAAACCCAACGGAACTAGCTTCTTCCCCAAATGATACCCTGTGTGGGTAATGTATGCCCTCTCTCCACCATCCCTGGCCCCAGTATTTTCAGGTCCATTTGGTGTTCAACCCTGTAGGATGTCTAAGTACATTTTAAGTATCTCAGGTGAATGATTTCCTATCATTAGTGAGTAACCTCCCCTTTGCTAGAGGAACATGGACATTTTTTCTCTATTTATTTCATATGCTGCTCTGCACTTTCTCATGTTAGGAGTAGAATAGGAGCAGTAGTCACTATGTGATGTGACACTATAAGGTCAATAATGTGGtcctggccactctttccatgtgtTCTTATGCTCTGAGGTTAGGAAGACGCACATTTATTAACGCATTGACTCCCCAAGCCCTGGGACTTTGCATCTGACCTTTGGTTGTTGACACTCACTGGAAATGAGTTTGCTTTATGGTAAGTATATTTTTCTAACACTTACAATAACATTTTTTTTCTAATTAAAGAGAAGTTCCTTTCACACGTCACTACATGTAAGAATGCTAAAAGTGCAAAGGACCCCACGTAAGATCAATGCAGAGCTTCGTCAAGCATAATTGGAAGTAATAATGTTAATATTATTAAACGGTTGTAGTTAGCTGTTTTACAAATCTAATAAATGTATGAAAATTAATGACTTAGGTCCCAGTGCTATTAAAATGTCATATTTTCCATAATTATTAACTGATTTGCGGCAGGACAAATGTAATTACAGTCTCTGTTGTTCTATGCAATGACTGCACTGTTTTGTTTATCTCCAATTATTTGACAGTTTTTGCGTATTTGTTAAGAGCACCCGATAAAGTAGGAGTCAGGCAAGAATATTTTTTGTAGAATTAAAAATAAATGGAATGACAGTAAATTTTTATTTTCCTGGTTCCAACAGCACATTTTCATTTAGGAATCAAAATAAACAAAATCACAGTCAAAGTTTCATGAACAATGCCAATCTCCGTCTTGATTGTGTTTAAGAGGGGATGTCAGG comes from Heterodontus francisci isolate sHetFra1 chromosome 5, sHetFra1.hap1, whole genome shotgun sequence and encodes:
- the LOC137370300 gene encoding polycystin-1-like protein 3, whose amino-acid sequence is MPHPPSCQFPSQSVNSHPELSIPIPIGQLPPRTVNSHPNRSTPTPNCQFPSQSVNSHPELSIPIPIGQFPSQSVNSHPELSIPIPIGQLPPRTVNSHPNRSTPTPNCQFPSQSVNSHPELSIPIPIGQLPPRTVNSHPNWSTPTPNCQFPSQSVNSHPELSIPIPIGQLPPRTVNSHPNRSTPTPNCQFPSQSVNSHPELSIPIPIGQLPPRTVNSHPNRSIPTPSCQFPSQSVNSHPELSIPIPIGQLPPRTVNSHPNRSTPTPSCQFPSQSVNSHPELSIPIPVGQLSPRTVNSHPSRSIPAPSCQFPSQSVNSQPELSIPIPFGQLPPRAVNSHPNRSTPTPSCQFPSQLVNSHRKLSVPIPIGQLSPRTVNSHPSRSIPAPSCQFPSQSVNSQPELSIPIPFGQLPPRAVNSHPNRSTPTPSCQFPSQLVNSHRKLSIPIPIGQLPHRAVNSHHSRSTPSPSCQFPSQLVNSHPELSIPIQIGQLPPRAVNSHPNRSTPTPSCQFPSQLVNSQPELSIPIPIGQLPARAVNSHPSRSTPSPSCQFPSQLVNSHPELSIPIPIGQLPPRAVNSHPNWSTPTLSCQFPSQLVNSHPELSIPIPIGQLLPRAVNSKPNRTTPKPGCQFPSHQSTLTASCQFLPRVPLIKKEKQKTCLSSLSQPTRI